The following nucleotide sequence is from Megalops cyprinoides isolate fMegCyp1 chromosome 19, fMegCyp1.pri, whole genome shotgun sequence.
GCATAAATACATGCGCACGAAGAATTGCCTCTGTCCATCCAGTGTTCCCATCTTAATGGATGGAACCCTTTCAACCAGTAAGCTGCAGGTAAGAGGAACAGAAGGATGTGAGATAATAATGCTTTCTCAAGCTTATGAGAAAATGCTCATTTACCTGCATAGCCAGGTCCATCAGCTCCTTACAAACATTCTGATTAGCTCCCTCGAGGTTGCGCACCAGGTCTCCGGCGAATGAGGTGTCTTTGGTGGTGAGCAGGGTGTAGGCCACGCCCTTCTCTCCGGCGCGGCCTGTGCGCCCGATTCGGTGCGTGTGCGTGTCGATGTCTCGCGCCACATCGTAGTTCACCACCGTACGTATCGATGGGATGTCCAGACCACGCGCTGAAAAGAGGACGGTCAGCAACAGCGGTGTTTAGTGCTTTTTTCTTCTGGTAACATCGAACACGTTCAGAGATCACACATCCGTTCTCATTATGATAATGgcgccctctctcctctcttacCGGCCACGTCAGTGGCCACCAGCACAGGCAGGTTCTTCTTCTTGAAGTCGGCGATGACCTTGTTCCTCTCGCTCTGGTCCATGTCCCCGTGCAGCAGGCCCAGGCTGTAGCCCTCCTGCGTCAGGTTGGTGGCCAGCTCCTCGCAGTTGGCCTTCTTGGTGACGAAGATGAGCACGGAGCCGGCGGAGGTGAACTCCACCAGGCGGCGCGTCAGCCAGCCCCACTTCTCCAGCCCGCTGGGAAGGATTTCCACCAGCTGTGTCACGTCTTCGTTGGCCTGGGTGGACAGGAGGGGCATTGCACTTAGACTGGCACACCTGCATGCTTCTGCATGTTTACACCAAAGTTCAGCCTCCCACACTTACTATATTAGGCATATGTTCACATTTTCTGACAGGTCATCAGTACTCAAAAATGGGCTCTGTTGCCTACTACTAGCTGACAAAATCACGCAATGAGGGAAGATCGGGATTTTTAACTTACCGTGCTTCTGCATCATGACCACAGAATGAAAGCTGgtggtaagttttttttttttcttttttaaacttctTTGGGATCCTGACTGGATCTAATCAACATGGCGTTCGCAAGATTCCATTACAGTCAGTCTAAAAACACGCTGTTAAACAGCAGTGGAAACATAAATATAATCAGGTAGGGTAGTTCCTGCAGTAAAATAGACTTGACTGTCACAGACTCAGGGTGCAGGGTCGTACCTCTCCGATGTCACCCTGCACCACACGGATGGGGTCCACCAGGATGTCCCTCGCCAGCTTCTCAATCTTTTTGCGGAAGGTAGCGCTAAAGAGGAGGGCTGTGGAGACAGACTTCCTCATTATGGGACAGGAGGTGCAGACTAACACTCTCACATAGAAGCGTTGGAGTAGCACATCATttatgcgcacacgcacacacacacacacacacacacacacacacacacacacacacacacacacacacacacagaggtaagCACACTTACTCTGTCTGTCAGGACGCACATGACTGGCAACGGACCTGACCTGAtactctgaaaaacaacaggacaGTTCAAAAATAATGTACAGAACACTTCCAGACAATTACTTACTGTTTGGATTATTGATTAACATCAGTTTTAGAAAACTATGAGCATTCTACATGTTTGATAATAGTGAACAACTCCAACTACGTGTGCAATTTTAAGGAAAGGCATTAGTCATGCAACCCCTGAGGTGCACCTACCGAAGCCCATGTCGAACATGCGGTCTGCCTCATCGAACACCAAGTAGGTCACCCTCTGCAGGGAGGTGGCCTTCTTCTTCACGTGGTCGATGAGACGGCCCTGTTTGCACACGCACATCGGCATTAACACACAGCGGTCGGTTTCAGAGGCAAGAGGACGCTCGCGACCCGGGACGGGCGGGGATCTTACCGGGGTGCACACCACGATCTCAGCGCCCTCTTGCAGGGCCTTGGCCTGCTCCCACATGCTGCCCCCTCCGTACACGGCCACCGAGCGCAGGCCGTACACCTTCCCGAAGCGCTTGCACTCCGCATGGATCTGAGTGGGACACCGGGGGGCCGGGGCTCGTCAGTTACAGCTTCCGTAGATCCCATTTCCCCCTCACTTAAAACCTCTATTCAGTCTGATGGCACAGTTTGATTGTATTAGGCTTTCTGCTGAAGCACATGGTACACACTTAAGTAATATACCAACATCGCTACACATTACAAGGCTTTATATCAACGTACAGTCTTCTTGCACACTTCAACATACTCTACAATGACAGAGTCTAGAATGTCACAGATATTGACATATCcgtccctctgtctccttctccatgGCCtgctcgctctccctccctcacctgctgGCAGAGCTCTCTGGTGGGACACACGATGACAGCAATAGGCCCCTCTCcggcctccagctccttctggTCCATGATGTGCACCAGCATGGGCCAAATGAAGGCCGCTGTCTTGCCACTGCCAGTCTTCGCGATGCCGATCATGTCGCGGCCGCTTAGGGCGATGGGGACTCCCTGTGAGAGACAGGAGCAGACTGTGAGGTCTCCTTCCGGCCCCCCAAAACAGCTTCCTGAAGGTCATGGCTTCTCAGGCAGACCCCGCTCTACAGGCTGCAGGATGACTTGAGTCTTTGCTCTATCAGTGGCCGATATGATTGGTGTGGGGGTAACTGGATCTCCCCTGGGGAACACGGCGGGGTACCTGGCACTGGATGGGCGTGGGCTGCGTGTACTCGGACTTGCGGATCTGGTGCATCAGCTGCTCGTCGAAGCCGAAGTGAGCGAAGCTGGTGCAGGGCTTAGGAGGGGCGGCGCCAGATACCTGCCGGCACCAAGTGGGGCACacagggagggtgagagagacagtgatacAAGAGACCGGTTCACAGaaaccttcagaaaaaaaaacgaacgcAACACTAAGCGGACACCGTCTTTGATGTTGTTCACTCTGTGCCTGTGAACGCAGCGCCACATTGTGCCTGGAGTGCAGCTTTCGCTGCGGTCCTGGTACGTACCCGCAGGTTGAGTTTCTGTCTGAGTTCCACCACCTGGATGCCAGTCAGGCTGTTCAGCTCTTCGTGCTCGTTGTAGAAGTTCTTTTCGAAGGGGGGGTAGTCAATCTGAAGACAGAGGAGAATGCAATTGGCCAGGGTACCAGAAAATCCTCAGCACCAGTAAAAGCATTTCAGAACCAAACCTAAAGACTGTAATGCCAATAAATGGCTCATTGCTAATAACCACTGAATTCATGACAATGATCTCAGAGGAcgccaataatataatgtctGCAGATGTACAGTGTGTTGGAGGCCAACTCCCATTGGTGGGCATGTTTATTGGGGCAACAAAGGTTTGaggaataaaaagaaatcaGGTCACCATCCCACGCATACCTCGGAGTGATcgatgggggggaggggcatgaTGATCTTCTTGGCGGTGGGGGCGATGGGATTCCCGTCGCTGTCGTACTCCACgttgtcctcctcctcctcctgggtcAGGCCGGCGGTGGGGTTCTCCGCCATGTAGCGGAAGTATGCCTCctgcagagagcacagagcCGCGTGTCAGAGGCCGGCcggcgaggggggggggcgcgggAGCAGAGGGGACTGTCCGAGTCTCAGACACCGCAAAGGGCACAGCTTGGGATCACGCCCAGCTCTACAGTCGGGCCACAAGCTCACTCACTCAGCAACCACAGTCAAGTTAGGAGATGCGCAGATGAGTTTTAATCTCGGGGTAAGTACtcgtaaaaaaaaatgcaaaaccacaATACAATGGTCAATGAACTTATTTACTGCGAAAATGTGAAGACTTTAAAAGGGTCAAGCACCGCAATACTGTTAAACTCAAGTCACAATCTCTGCCTAAGCATTATAGCTGCATTATACCTGCAGGATTCAAACTGCGCGGTTTCCTTATGTCTGGCAATGTGGCGAGAGGAAGTGAATATGGGCTCAGTCTGTAAATGACCTAACTATAAAAAGTGTATTGTAGTGACCTCAGTCAAAATAAAGTGCAGACATAATCATTTAAGGGTCTGAATCTGGCATGTCCTTCTGGACCATCAGGTGCACCAATCAGTTATGCAAAGATAGAAACAACAATCCCCTCTAAACcctaatgaattaaaaataagagaTGCAAATGCATGGCCTTGTATGCGGCTATGGCTCTGGTTGCACCAAACTGGCCTGCTCACCCCTAGCCCATGTCAAGAAATAGCCTGGCAATAGACTGGCTCAGTTTTACACCTTGAGAAATGGGCTCTTCATTTTCTACACTTGGGTTTTTTTGCCTGCTAGTGTGAAGGCCATTTAAAGCAGCCGTCAGAGAGAGGCTGGCGTGCGCTGAGTGGATGGTGCTGCACGCAGGACTGAGAcacaggtggaggagggggcgggtTTGAAAGGAGATGGAATAAAAGTCTGCTGGGTCTCTCACTCACTTGGTCATCTTCCTCTTCAATGTCATCACGTATACCCCTGGAAAAACAagcggagaaaaaaaaaacttccctgCAACTCGTCCATTCACCCGTCACCCACCCCCACCGACCCCAGCTATTTCTGCCCAGCTGCTGCCATACCCTCACCTCACCTCCTACCACAGGCTGGGGATACAGAAGAAGGGAGTGCAGCCAGACCTGCAAGCCATTTATACAGAGCTACAACCAAGACAGGACATGGAGAAGTATGCCAAAGCTAAACCGTGATGGCATTTTACAATTTTGAGAGGGCCTGTTATGATTTGTTTATGTGACCTGGCATCACTTGCTTCCTAGCCTGCAAAACTAGATTTTTATGCCAATTTAAACCTCCTTCAAGATCACATATGTTGTAACATACTCAAAATAGATGCGCATCTGCAGAAAGttaaacatttcagtcaaaaaagagagagacttactttgatgttttcttttctttttccttgtcttCAAGTTTCTTCATGTCCTTGGCTGCTTGGTTCTGGTTGAAACAATGAGACGGTGACAATGCTgtacaataaatgaattcaaCTCTTTGGTGGACACCAAATCTGATAAAATTTACAAATTACCATTATGTTATCATTATGTAACTGGGAAGGGGACATGAAACATCTTTTATCAGTTGACAACTAAGGGGACACAGGGTGGACCAGGAATGCAAGGCATTGTGTAGCCAATGAACGGAAAATGCTGAAGTGGCCTGTTATAGAGCCAGGTTAAGAATTTGACCAGGAAACTGGGGTAACCACTCCTATTCTGCCAAG
It contains:
- the ddx42 gene encoding ATP-dependent RNA helicase DDX42 isoform X2 translates to MAENPTAGLTQEEEEDNVEYDSDGNPIAPTAKKIIMPLPPIDHSEIDYPPFEKNFYNEHEELNSLTGIQVVELRQKLNLRVSGAAPPKPCTSFAHFGFDEQLMHQIRKSEYTQPTPIQCQGVPIALSGRDMIGIAKTGSGKTAAFIWPMLVHIMDQKELEAGEGPIAVIVCPTRELCQQIHAECKRFGKVYGLRSVAVYGGGSMWEQAKALQEGAEIVVCTPGRLIDHVKKKATSLQRVTYLVFDEADRMFDMGFEYQVRSVASHVRPDRQTLLFSATFRKKIEKLARDILVDPIRVVQGDIGEANEDVTQLVEILPSGLEKWGWLTRRLVEFTSAGSVLIFVTKKANCEELATNLTQEGYSLGLLHGDMDQSERNKVIADFKKKNLPVLVATDVAARGLDIPSIRTVVNYDVARDIDTHTHRIGRTGRAGEKGVAYTLLTTKDTSFAGDLVRNLEGANQNVCKELMDLAMQNPWFRKSRFKGGKGKKLNIGGGGLGYRERPGLGADTSERSSSGVGSYEAYKPSSGAMGDRMSAMKQAFQAQYKNHFVAASGYPPKLSASSSSSSGWTNAGSLSSLPTGGAGEAERSRAGLHTGVALPSTPSMGTKMAGFTSAGALSSISDSYSNSPQGFSSLTPPSPRDPSQDFPRDRHGDDRGRHEDGHYRHNERSERHGGGDRDRERFGNRDRQGDRDRYGGGRHGDSRNGEGSRRDRERDGWRGDREGGDRAGGEGRGERAERSEDSFVVPEPPKRKKSRWDN
- the ddx42 gene encoding ATP-dependent RNA helicase DDX42 isoform X1 gives rise to the protein MNWNKGGPGAKRGFGFGGFTLATAKKEEPRLAQQSHTAFGSAGSTGGYGKNQQLPAFYKIGTKRANFDEENAYFEDDEEESGNVDLPYIPAENSPTRQKFQSRDGDSDSDDDPLDAFMAEVENQAAKDMKKLEDKEKEKKTSKGIRDDIEEEDDQEAYFRYMAENPTAGLTQEEEEDNVEYDSDGNPIAPTAKKIIMPLPPIDHSEIDYPPFEKNFYNEHEELNSLTGIQVVELRQKLNLRVSGAAPPKPCTSFAHFGFDEQLMHQIRKSEYTQPTPIQCQGVPIALSGRDMIGIAKTGSGKTAAFIWPMLVHIMDQKELEAGEGPIAVIVCPTRELCQQIHAECKRFGKVYGLRSVAVYGGGSMWEQAKALQEGAEIVVCTPGRLIDHVKKKATSLQRVTYLVFDEADRMFDMGFEYQVRSVASHVRPDRQTLLFSATFRKKIEKLARDILVDPIRVVQGDIGEANEDVTQLVEILPSGLEKWGWLTRRLVEFTSAGSVLIFVTKKANCEELATNLTQEGYSLGLLHGDMDQSERNKVIADFKKKNLPVLVATDVAARGLDIPSIRTVVNYDVARDIDTHTHRIGRTGRAGEKGVAYTLLTTKDTSFAGDLVRNLEGANQNVCKELMDLAMQNPWFRKSRFKGGKGKKLNIGGGGLGYRERPGLGADTSERSSSGVGSYEAYKPSSGAMGDRMSAMKQAFQAQYKNHFVAASGYPPKLSASSSSSSGWTNAGSLSSLPTGGAGEAERSRAGLHTGVALPSTPSMGTKMAGFTSAGALSSISDSYSNSPQGFSSLTPPSPRDPSQDFPRDRHGDDRGRHEDGHYRHNERSERHGGGDRDRERFGNRDRQGDRDRYGGGRHGDSRNGEGSRRDRERDGWRGDREGGDRAGGEGRGERAERSEDSFVVPEPPKRKKSRWDN